A region of the Ornithinimicrobium ciconiae genome:
TCGCCCCGGTGACAAAGTCCTCGAAATAGTCGTTCGGGCACTCGGAGATGCCTGTGCTGATGACGATCAGGCCCTGCGCGGGGCTGCCGTCGTCGAGGATCCCCTCGAAACCGGGCTCGACGTTGGTGGCGCCCTCGTCCCCCTCGGCATACAGCACCGTGTGCTCGGACATGATGAAGTACGGGGTCATCCCCTCGTACTCCTCCGTGTCATCGAACTGGTCGAAGAAGGAGGCGTCGCCGGCGACGATCTCGGTCACCGAGGACTCGATGTACCCGAAGGCGTAGTACTCCTCGCCCTCCTCACGCTCCTGGGCGTGCAGCACGGCGGTCTCGCCGAAGGCCACCTCGGTGCCCGGAGCGGCCGTCTCGAAGTCACCGGCCTCGCCAGTGGTCGCCGGGTCCGCGGTCTCCTGCGCGGCGTCGCCCACGGGAGCCTCGGTCTCCGTGTCGTCGTCAGCCGGGGCCTCGGTCTCGGTCTGGTCGTCGGCCGTGGCCTCGGTCTCCTCAGCGTCATCGGTGGTCTCCTCCACCTCATCCACCTGCTCGTCCACCGTCTCCTCAGCGGAGGTCTCCTCGGCGGGCTCCTCCTCGCCCCCGCACGCGGTCAGGACCAGGGCGGCAACGGCGGCCGCGCTGACCAGGCTGAGGCTGCGTCGGGTGGTGTTGGTGCTCTTCATGTCTGTGCTCCTGTGTGTCTCCCCCGGCGGTCAGGGGGTCTCGAACCGCCATGGAACCGACGGGACCACTCCTCGACCGGTTCCGGACCGGTGGAAACTTTGACGAATCTTGACCATCGGGCACGCAGCGTCAGGAGGTATGCCGTGGGGCCGGTAGACTCCTGACCCCGTGGCACTCACTATCGGAATCGTTGGCCTGCCCAACGTCGGCAAGTCGACCCTCTTCAACGCACTGACCAAGAACACGGTGCTCGCCGCGAACTATCCGTTCGCGACGATCGAGCCCAATATCGGGGTGGTCCCGCTGGCTGACAAGCGGTTGGACCGCCTCGCCGAGATCTTTGGCAGCCAGCGGATTCTGCCCGCGCCGGTCAGCTTCGTGGACATCGCGGGCATCGTGCGGGGCGCCTCAGAGGGGGAGGGCCTGGGCAACAAGTTCCTGGCCAACATCCGTGAGGCGGATGCGATCTGCCAGGTGGTGCGCGCGTTCGTCGACGACGACGTGGTGCACGTCGATGGCCGAGTCAGCCCGAAGGACGACATCGAGACCATCAACACCGAGCTGGTGCTCGCCGACCTGCAGACCCTCGAGTCAGCCGTCCCCAGGCTCGAGAAGGAGGTCAAGGGCAAGAAGACCGACAAGTCCGTGCTCGACACCGCGCTGGCGGCCCAGCAGGTGCTGGAAGCCGGTGACACCCTCTTCGTCAAGGGTGCCGCTGCTGGGGTCGACATGGACCTGGCCAAGAGTCTGGGCCTGCTGACGACCAAGCCGTTCCTCTATGTCTTCAACCTGGACGAGGACGGCCTGACTGACACCGCCCTGCACGACGAGCTCGCCGCCCTGGTCGCGCCGGCCGAGGCGATCTATCTCAACGCCAAGCTCGAAGCCGACCTGGCCGAGTTGGACGAGGAGGAGGCAGCCGAGCTGCTCGAGTCCGTCGGGGTCAGCGAGCCGGGCATGCTCCAGCTGGCCCGCGTCGGTTTCCAGAACCTGGGTCTGCAGACCTATCTGACTGCCGGTCCCAAGGAGTCCCGGGCCTGGACGATCCGCGTCGGCTCGACCGCACCACAGGCCGCAGGTGTTATCCACACCGACTTCCAGCGCGGGTTCATCAAGGCCGAGGTCGTCTCCTTCGAGGATCTCGACGCCGCCGGCTCGATGGCCGATGCGCGGGCCGCCGGCAAGGTGCGTATGGAGGGCAAGGACTACGTGATGGCCGACGGTGATGTCGTGGAGTTCCGGTTTAACGTCTGATCTTCCGCTTCTGCGCTCTCCTCCTCGGTCGTCGGTGACGGCCTGGGCGGAGCTGTAGTACTGCAGGTCGAATCCGTGACTGCTGAGGCCGAGGGCCGGGTTGAGGCCCCCGGCTCGACCGTAGTTCGTTGGCTGCCTCGTTGGTCGCGTCGCAGGCGACCGCACGCACACCCTCTGGTGCCGTGCCCCTGCGTGGCAGCGCGGTCACGTCATGACCCGCGCGGACGGCGTCGAAGGCCCCTGCGCACGGCGTCGAGGGTCGACTCGGGCGAGTCGTTGAAGCAGAGCCGGAGGCCCGGCTGGCACTCGCGAACCGTGTTGACCACCCGCTCAAAGATCAGCGTGTAGTCGTGGGAGGTCCTGAGGCCCGAACCGATCTCGACGACGTCAAATCTTTGCCCAGCGAGGGCTTGCCGGACGGCCGTCTCGGCAGCGTCCGCATCATCTGTGAGCAGGCAGGTGGTGACCTCGAGTCCCGCGGTGCGCAGGTCGTCCTCGGCATTGCGGAGGCGCACGCGCAGCGTCTCGGCAGACTGGCCGGGCCAGGGGGAGAAGTCGATCACGTCAGGGTCCATCCCGACCTGGAGGACGCGCGGGCGGACCATATCTGCGACTGTACGCCGACCGCCTCACGGCGACAGCCAGGAGCGGGTGGGAGTACTGTCAGAGTGGCGTCTACTACGCCTCGTAGTGTTTACTACTGCCTGTAGTGAAAAAATACGATGGTACGGAGGAGGGCGGCAAGTATGCGCGTAGTCATCGGTTCCCCGGGTAACGGGGCGGCCCTGAAGGACGCGATCAAGGAGTTCTTGCAGAGCGATGGGCGGGTCAGCGAGGTGGTTGACCTCTCTGAGGCGGATATCTCCTATCCCGAGGTGTCCTTTCGGGCCGCGCACGCGGTGGTTGACGGCACGGCGGACCGGGCGGTGCTGGTCTGCGGCACCGGTGTGGGCACCGCGATCGCCGCCAGCAAGGTCAAGGGTGCTCGCGCCGCGACCGCCCACGACCTGGTCACCGTCAGGGGAGCCGTCGAGAACTATGACGCGCAGATCCTGTGCATGGGACAGAACGTCATCGCGCCCGCTTATGCGCGGATCCTGGTGGACCTGTGGCTGGACCTGCGGCATGATCCGTCCGGCTTCTACGGACCGAAGGTGCGCGAGATCGCTGAGTTCGAGTCCCGTGCCTGACCGGCCAGGACGGACCAGGTCCACAGCGGACCCCGGAGAATGGCGTGAGTAGCGACAGCACGATCCTCACGCCGTCGCAGATGGCGAGGGCTGCAGAGGACGCAGCCTTCGGGAAGGCCACCAGTCATCAGCTCAAATCCTTCCTGCTGGCCCTGACTGCCGGTGGCTACATCGCGCTCGGTTTTGTCTTCTTCACCACGAGCCAGGTCGGCGCTGACCAGATGCCGTTCGGTGTCGCCAAGGTCCTGGGGGGCTTTGTCTTCGCCACCGGACTGGCGCTCGTCGTGCTCACCGGTGCCGAGCTGTTCACCTCCTCGACGTTGACCCTGACGGCTCGGGCTAGCGGTCGCATCACCACGTGGCAGCTGCTGCGCAACTGGGTCGTGGTCTTCGTCGGCAACTTCATCGGCGCCTTGACCATCGTCGCCCTGGTCTATCTCGGCCGGGTCTGGGAACAGGCAGACGGGGGATGGGGCGCCGTGGTCCTGGACGTGTCGCTGAAGAAGGTCCACCACGACTTCCTCACCGCGTTCATGCTCGGGATCCTGTGCAACCTGATGGTCTGCCTGGCGATCTGGGCCGCCTACAGCGGCCGGACCACCACCGACAAGGTCGTGGCCGTCACGATGCCGATCGCCCTGTTCGTGGCCAGCGGCTTCGAGCACTCGGTGGCCAATATGTTCATGATCCCGCTGGGCATCCTGGTGCGCTCGTATGCCGGCCAGGACTTCTGGGCCTCCTCCGGCTTGGATCAGGCCGCCTACGGCGACCTGACCTGGGCCAGCTTCCTGGTGGACAACCTACTGCCGGTCA
Encoded here:
- the focA gene encoding formate transporter FocA, with the translated sequence MSSDSTILTPSQMARAAEDAAFGKATSHQLKSFLLALTAGGYIALGFVFFTTSQVGADQMPFGVAKVLGGFVFATGLALVVLTGAELFTSSTLTLTARASGRITTWQLLRNWVVVFVGNFIGALTIVALVYLGRVWEQADGGWGAVVLDVSLKKVHHDFLTAFMLGILCNLMVCLAIWAAYSGRTTTDKVVAVTMPIALFVASGFEHSVANMFMIPLGILVRSYAGQDFWASSGLDQAAYGDLTWASFLVDNLLPVTLGNIVGGGVMIGVLYWTIFHFLDRPGKVIGKATVGTDSAKDTKE
- the ychF gene encoding redox-regulated ATPase YchF, whose amino-acid sequence is MALTIGIVGLPNVGKSTLFNALTKNTVLAANYPFATIEPNIGVVPLADKRLDRLAEIFGSQRILPAPVSFVDIAGIVRGASEGEGLGNKFLANIREADAICQVVRAFVDDDVVHVDGRVSPKDDIETINTELVLADLQTLESAVPRLEKEVKGKKTDKSVLDTALAAQQVLEAGDTLFVKGAAAGVDMDLAKSLGLLTTKPFLYVFNLDEDGLTDTALHDELAALVAPAEAIYLNAKLEADLAELDEEEAAELLESVGVSEPGMLQLARVGFQNLGLQTYLTAGPKESRAWTIRVGSTAPQAAGVIHTDFQRGFIKAEVVSFEDLDAAGSMADARAAGKVRMEGKDYVMADGDVVEFRFNV
- a CDS encoding RpiB/LacA/LacB family sugar-phosphate isomerase, which codes for MRVVIGSPGNGAALKDAIKEFLQSDGRVSEVVDLSEADISYPEVSFRAAHAVVDGTADRAVLVCGTGVGTAIAASKVKGARAATAHDLVTVRGAVENYDAQILCMGQNVIAPAYARILVDLWLDLRHDPSGFYGPKVREIAEFESRA